Proteins encoded in a region of the Rutidosis leptorrhynchoides isolate AG116_Rl617_1_P2 chromosome 9, CSIRO_AGI_Rlap_v1, whole genome shotgun sequence genome:
- the LOC139867198 gene encoding cyclin-D3-3-like: MFSNQQNPNFAIDDFDSLLCNEQDFGFEASLIHQENDKDPYFNHFQQDLLWEEDELLSLLSKQNNNNSAHIKCFDNVDESLRRESVDWMIRVSSHYGFVALTTILAVNYFDRFLLTTAFLNNNNNNKPWMNQLVAVACLSLASKVEEIQTPLLLDLQIEGRKFVFESKTIMKMELLVLSSLEWKMNPVTPVAFFDYFMRRLNLVTHNLHYEFLRRCERILVSVVNDSRFKRFLPSVMAAAIMCVVSMEIEPDNALDYRNQLMHLLNICEEDLNGCCAFIKDVSNSHGNCYFPTHKRKSSVPESPNGVVDAYFSSDNSNNSWAIASSVTSSPEPPFKKNRAQEQQMRLTPVNRMSIGVLSNPH; encoded by the exons atgtTCTCAAACCAACAAAACCCTAACTTTGCAATTGATGATTTTGATTCACTTTTATGCAATGAACAAGATTTTGGATTTGAGGCTTCATTAATTCATCAAGAAAATGATAAAGATCCCTACTTTAATCATTTTCAACAAGATCTTTTATGGGAAGAAGATGAACTTTTATCTTTACTaagtaaacaaaataataataatagtgcccATATTAAATGTTTTGATAATGTCGATGAATCTTTGAGAAGAGAATCAGTTGATTGGATGATTAGGGTTAGTAGTCATTATGGTTTCGTTGCTTTAACAACCATTTTGGCTGTTAATTATTTTGATAGGTTTTTATTAACTACcgcttttttaaataataataataataataaaccatgGATGAATCAATTAGTTGCTGTTGCTTGTTTATCTCTAGCTTCTAAAGTTGAAGAGATCCAAACCCCTCTTTTATTGGATTTACAG ATTGAAGGAAGGAAATTTGTGTTTGAATCAAAGACTATTATGAAGATGGAACTTTTGGTGCTGTCATCACTCGAATGGAAAATGAACCCTGTTACCCCTGTTGCATTCTTTGATTACTTCATGCGCAGGCTTAATTTAGTGACTCATAATTTACATTACGAGTTCCTGCGAAGATGTGAGCGAATTCTTGTGTCTGTTGTCAATG ATTCGAGGTTTAAACGGTTTCTTCCATCTGTTATGGCTGCTGCTATAATGTGCGTTGTTAGTATGGAAATTGAGCCCGATAACgcgttggattatcgaaatcagcTTATGCATCTTCTCAATATCTGTGAG GAAGACTTAAACGGATGTTGTGCGTTCATCAAGGATGTATCAAATAGTCATGGAAATTGCTATTTTCCAACTCACAAGCGAAAATCTTCTGTTCCCGAAAGTCCAAACGGTGTAGTCGATGCGTATTTCAGCAGTGATAACTCTAACAACTCATGGGCGATTGCATCATCGGTGACATCATCACCCGAACCACCGTTCAAGAAAAACCGAGCTCAGGAGCAGCAAATGAGATTAACTCCAGTCAACCGTATGTCCATCGGTGTCCTTAGCAACCCTCATTGA
- the LOC139868809 gene encoding uncharacterized protein, which yields MQVYWASVFILPDAIIKDIEKILRGFLWCQGEMKRGKTKVKWDDLCKPKDEGGLGLKRLKHWNVALMSTHIWSIITRKESLWVRWIHMYKLEGTNFWNAPIKADASWSWRKILCMRTTIRGYITHVIGNGRMTNAWYDNWCSISPLSEIVSSRDIYAIQNIATPVLVADNDTIKWKGIDDNLHGFFVGIVWNSIRPRAPQVCQVLNEPIKGTNWSYISSVLAPIAGRNRANVVVTKLCFAASIYYVWQERNNRLFAKESRSTDKLFEIIFSTVRMKMLTIKFKDSRDVAKMKVAWHLS from the exons ATGCAGGTTTATTGGGCTTCGGTTTTCATCCTTCCGGATGCTATTATCAAGGATATTGAAAAAATCTTGCGCGGTTTCCTTTGGTGCCAGGGAGAGATGAAAAGAGGAAAAACCAAAGTTAAATGGGATGACTTATGTAAGCCGAAGGATGAAGGAGGGTTGGGCTTGAAGAGGTTGAAACATTGGAATGTGGCTTTAATGTCGACTCATATCTGGAGCATTATTACTCGTAAGGAGTCGTTGTGGGTTCGATGGATTCATATGTACAAACTAGAGGGTACGAATTTCTGGAATGCTCCTATAAAAGCCGATGCTAGTTGGAGTTGGAGGAAAATTTTATGCATGCGGACTACTATTCGTGGATATATAACACATGTGATCGGTAATGGCCGGATGACGAACGCTTGGTATGATAACTGGTGTTCGATCAGCCCCCTTTCAGAGATAGTTTCGAGTCGTGATATCTATG CTATTCAAAACATTGCTACTCCAGTTTTAGTAGCAGACAATGATACAATTAAGTGGAAAGGGATCGATGATAATCTTCATGGCTTTTTCGTTGGGATTGTCTGGAATTCTATTCGACCTCGAGCTCCTCAG GTATGTCAAGTGCTAAATGAGCCGATTAAAGGTACCAATTGGTCATATATTAGCTCTGTTTTAGCTCCCATAGCAGGGCGTAATAGGGCTAATGTGGtggtaactaaactatgttttgcTGCTTCAATTTATTACGTATGGCAAGAACGCAATAACCGATTGTTTGCTAAGGAAAGTCGCTCAACGGACAAGCTGTTTGAGATCATTTTTTCTACTGTCCGAATGAAGATGTTAACTATCAAATTTAAAGATTCGAGAGACGTTGCGAAGATGAAAGTTGCTTGGCATTTAAGCTAG